The window aatattttcgggattatttttattaaaattgtataattgatataactgcggaatcgaatgatgcgagagaagtgaaaatcaatgtattcaatgatcggctgatgattgagaagtgagaggcgattgagattgttatttacatatgtcgagaatatagtgcgtgaaattagcgtaaatattcgcgtgtatattttaattttttgtacaatcaattgacaatataaattgatgaaatttgattatcaacagtatacaacaactctgaaaattcttcgacattttgcttttattgaaattccttaataacatatcatttaatatcatcgaaattcaaattgctgtaaattttcgcattagcattgctgaaactaaaattcgtattaatctaacattaactggtgtcgttcaaattgtaattgctataaaattaacataagctatgtggtctggctagaacttactattgttataatttatattatttaccattataaattgataaaatatgattatcaacaatgttgaacaatataaaattcttatgatatttcaatttttattttaaatttcgctcgaagaatcgctgttcctgtcaacaaccaaacttcgtctgaggaataattacccttccacaaaattcaactattccgatcccttcattataaagtttttaatattcgtatagcctcgggctatttataaatttctcggagaaaaaattttacagattctccgacgtaattaactccttgaaatacgatttctttcattgtcatgttgattagcatactctgtcgttaataaattctacacgagacagaaaatttatatttgttacattatatgactgcattgttttaaatgacaacatattcaatttttattgtaacatatttttgaacatttagtacatatcggatatatatcattcgagcaaggaggggatagttttacccttaaaaatataaacgaaggaaagaaattcaattttttaatatctttaaatttttatcttaaatttttttaatatctggtgcaattttaaaaatatggaagttctatctcaaagaaaataaaaaggggtgcaaaatctaattttcgctggaagtaatttcttaatatccaataaaattgtagaaataattatgcagagagggaaacatctacaagataccacattcgttcagggggtagtttcgtactacgaaaaataaaaagggatgaaacttttaattttcactgcaaatattttattaatatacggtaaaattttagaaatagacatggagataggtaatatctagacatcgttattaaggcggtagtttcaccctgaagaaagtaaggaaggcatgaaaaatttaatttatgttataaacagctttttaatgtcatgagaattttgataacatatacaaaaatagggtaacatctacatatcgcaattaaaaaggggctgttccgctctaaaaaaaaataggtaaaggggataaaaagttcaaattttattatacgcattattttaatacctgataaatttgcaaaatatacaagaaaatgggataacatcaggatgtcgttgttaaaggggcagtttcaccgtgcagaaaataaaaaggggacgaaaattttttgttcaggagcaattaaaattatgaaataaaattgtccgacattcataatttcaacataaaaatcatcgagaaatcgtaaattatccgtcgcgacgcgtgctcacgagccagaatcagcgtaatcgtttaactcctgcgaaatttgccctaatcgcgatcatctgaagctgtagtgactccgtgtcattgttacaagtgcgccaacgatatttcaccaaattctgattcgctggatcaaccgaaacttgctggaccaattgaatttcggcggccgggggtggccagccgccttcgtaaaggtcgcgcgaacatgataatcacatttccgactcagcgcgaatatttttggctctacgcacggccggcactacaccataaatcgcacgaaacgaaaaatggttcgatggaactcgagcgataagcgaaaatgaaactttgttggtcatttttcaaattcgcgtgcttctgataagttcgaaacgtttctccggcgtatgaaatcaccgtgattctgtggaacgaagtattccctttccaacgaatccaagaacgttgatctgcgatactttgttgcaaatttatagcagttttgaaaaaaagtatacaagattaatgtgatttctgaggtcgtggaattctaggcgaacatttttcgaaattcagaataccataacttcgttaaaaaatatcgtagggtggtgtttttctactcattttagaagtccaatttcccagtttcgtagcatcttaattctcctgttttataaattttatttcgttaataccctgcactgtaaataaaaatggttccatcctgtcgatttctcatattcgcatagatctgagtggttcaaaaaattgtttggcaaacgcaatcacaattattttaacgaacgaagtctcccctttcgaatgagcccgaaagtattgatctatgatttttgtttgccatcgtatagcaccttggattctcttccgaatgaaattctgaaattcaaaataccgtaactttgttaacaaaaaaaactgtagaatggtgttcttagataaatttcaaagggtgaaatcttcgctttcgcgccgtttggattatttagtattagtgcccgatcgcgagtgcctgatctccgttccttcatgaagtggctgaaacgacgagaaacctggcagaaaagtataaatttcattgttttgtttctacacttttcattgataagtgttacatcgacgagattgcatagcgaatatattttggccaattggtgttatttcaatcatttcgatgataattttaatgacaataatttcaaggataataatttcaaagataataatttcaagaattatatttccaaagacaacaatttcggagacaacactttctagaataacaattacaaagatagtaatttctaggataacaatttcaaaaataataatttctagaataatttctgggataatttcgaaggtaataatttcgaagatagtaatttcgaagataatgatttcgaagatatcaatgtcgaagataacaattttgaaaatgataatttcagaattaataatttcaaacatgataatttcgaagataataattgacaatttcggtcgaaattatagaaatcctgttaaatacaagcaaatactaaataaaatataattttcttgacattgcgatatcttctgaaccgtcgattagttctttattttcttggctacaacagtgaagtcacgatgctccttccctattctcttgcggaacgatacgtcattataacgaaagcccctgtaattaatcctttccaagacctttaagcggcacctcctcgcgatgatctgcgcgtaattggaagtcatgattgcagtcactaacttcggtatgctcagaaaattatggatcacgctattaattccagtgtcagatatcggtactttcacttgctgtccattattcagcgcattggcaacctccacggacacggacactaagccctcgccaatttttcgctgctgcatctccggcagcgtagccaggaacatcaactccataatacaatcaatattataatatttgaataaatttatcttgctgtgtatagcaatcagaaaatctacgtagcccctggcccggtgatgtacgcaattatccttgaatctttcaagccaactcttttggcaaggtcgccagaggaccgggcgatgtcgacgaaacggtgggcgcccacacggacgtcgcgggttagttacaggatctctcggcatcggatgatctctcaatatcttaattttattgagaacaacaccaacaacttccccagtcttgacgtcgactgcaacaatgctgacaccgtctttagcaatttccacacagagctcctcgagcgctctgacgctacaaggcgccgatatcagatttacggctttgcagatgctctcgttggggaaaaagcttttccttattacttgtaatgctccctccaaagtatcctccgtcagagactcgaactcgatttctccaccttctatggagccccactcaatgcaggattcagtattagttctggaactgaacgaaaagaaacaattaattagtatgcacgtaatattaaacggtatattaaacgacggaagctttaatcgaatcaagtttccagaaacgtttggagatacagtaatgtctccctaactgacgctcggattacgcacagaaatggacaatctgggaagaggagacacgattactcgagcctcgcggctcgtttttatagttatcggtgaatcgacaactttgtagacgactcgtttttataagcgaatagattggaaatatctatacgccaggattaaacacatttttccgttccgaaaaacttgcaatttctcgatccatccgtttcgaatggcacgatgtttcaatgcgcatacttctaaattcataatttcgaaattatctggtttctgtagtttctgatttttaagattccaattccaattcaaatcaaattgacggtttttaaattctctgatttataaatttacaatttcgaagtcagctgatttctatatgatcaaatttttaagatttcaacttctaaattctttgatttataaattcacgatttttcagttttctgaaattttaattgttatcaactggtttctaaatgttctagttcttaccgtttcaatttctgaattgtttgatttctgcatttacgctttttaagatttccgactcttaaatttacaaatttttaaatcatctgcttcccaaattttctaaatcttatcattttaatttctaaattctttgatttacaaattcacgatttttaagttctccgatttctatatatataaatgtacattttttaaattatctagtatttaaattttctaattttcaagatttcaatttacaaatttgaataatcgtatctcctcttcccggcttgtccatcttcgtgcactatccaagcatcaattagggagaattctccgtatccggccaaactagaggttgattcgtgtctcgatgaaaaatatattttatttataaatatttaaattcgtaaaaataaattgtctttcttatacccgacacacggaaaacattagtcaaaacaagtgactgaagaatgttcgcggaagaatatagcaaaaatgtacgtaccattccattttagttcactaagaaattctcactatacttcactgggaaaattaactgagaaaattcgccgaggtcttcgcactgatcactgctgcactgatcacagaatgagtgtttccgttgacatcggcagggtatttatactgtccttgctaaaggacagaacgtcctaatcagcaaagacgaacaatgacaaaaggatactacccgaaaaaaatgcgccaggtatgaaaacgtctcccgtggaaaaccattagccaccgcggccggctatcaggtaagcacatgtacctgcgatgaccggtcgtgtcatacggattttacaaggatcggttcgttcggttaaattaaaagaaaaagaacagcggcggattaggccgagctagtggaaatgagtcaattgaaggaaccatcgtaaacaggctcgcaccgagccttgatgaaaattatgatttgcaagggaaagcagaacctacggggactaattagggcctggttatttacagtacctttgttattggatatatttacagggtgaagttatcgaaaacatgttcctacaaaagttgtttagcatgaaagggggcattcgatggtatgaagaattttcctgcaggtatagtgatgcgggagatatccaagtggaattaatgttttcaaatgtcatctttgtatagcgatgccgagagatctgttacatacgaaaaatataaggatatgaaacagttattacattatgtaacgcctgtgcatcatgactatttcaaaacaccgccacataaagagagtaaataaataataacaatatcttattttaagtttaacaatatataaatatacttaacgttcaaaataagaaacgagactcctattttatttattgtaattattaataaacaaaattatatggattaatagaaaatatatttcgaatgatatttaa is drawn from Megalopta genalis isolate 19385.01 unplaced genomic scaffold, iyMegGena1_principal scaffold0039, whole genome shotgun sequence and contains these coding sequences:
- the LOC143261195 gene encoding uncharacterized protein LOC143261195, whose translation is MECSRTNTESCIEWGSIEGGEIEFESLTEDTLEGALQVIRKSFFPNESICKAVNLISAPCSVRALEELCVEIAKDGVSIVAVDVKTGEVVGVVLNKIKILRDHPMPRDPVTNPRRPCGRPPFRRHRPVLWRPCQKSWLERFKDNCVHHRARGYVDFLIAIHSKINLFKYYNIDCIMELMFLATLPEMQQRKIGEGLVSVSVEVANALNNGQQVKVPISDTGINSVIHNFLSIPKLVTAIMTSNYAQIIARRCRLKVLERINYRGFRYNDVSFRKRIGKEHRDFTVVAKKIKN